From Argopecten irradians isolate NY chromosome 2, Ai_NY, whole genome shotgun sequence, the proteins below share one genomic window:
- the LOC138316701 gene encoding E3 SUMO-protein ligase ZBED1-like — MEPKLMNVPKKYCSKVWEHFGFRSTADKDKEKSTCKLCSTDVSYKAGTTSNMKKHLKRRHNIGDLDEKTTTQTSPVQLVKSGTQIQGQPKLTECIINKLAFSNKRRITITKAVGGFICSDLRPYSTVSGAGFRHMLNVLEPRYQIPSRNYFSNTIIPELYNTVMDRVKTRLKQTSSIAITTDALTSPATENYVTITRYFVNDDWEVENYTLQPRKFSASHTGVNLGNDLKETVEAWELERSGRGPAVTTDNAANIVCGMREAGLSPHMGCLLTLPTFLLKRDLIYQRLTDYSDE; from the coding sequence ATGGAACCTAAACTTATGAATGTTCCTAAAAAATATTGTTCTAAAGTATGGGAACACTTTGGCTTTCGTTCTACTGCCGATAAAGACAAAGAAAAGAGTACATGTAAACTATGCTCTACAGATGTTTCTTATAAGGCCGGAACAACCTCCAATATGAAGAAGCATTTGAAAAGAAGACACAATATAGGTGATCTTGACGAGAAAACAACCACGCAGACATCACCGGTACAACTTGTAAAATCTGGAACACAAATACAAGGTCAGCCTAAGTTAACAGAATGTATTATTAACAAACTGGCATTTAGTAACAAAAGACGCATTACTATCACGAAAGCTGTAGGTGGATTCATATGTAGTGACTTACGGCCGTACAGTACGGTTTCAGGCGCCGGATTTCGGCATATGTTAAACGTGTTAGAGCCGCGGTATCAGATACCAAGTCGTAACTATTTCAGCAACACTATCATTCCTGAACTTTATAACACTGTGATGGATAGAGTCAAAACGAGACTAAAGCAGACATCTTCCATAGCAATCACTACAGACGCATTGACATCTCCTGCCACAGAAAATTACGTTACAATTACTAGGTATTTTGTCAATGATGATTGGGAAGTTGAGAACTATACACTTCAACCGAGGAAGTTTAGCGCTTCCCATACAGGTGTGAACTTAGGAAATGACCTAAAGGAAACTGTAGAAGCTTGGGAGCTGGAGAGGAGTGGTAGAGGCCCTGCAGTTACTACTGATAATGCTGCAAATATTGTGTGTGGGATGAGAGAGGCTGGTCTGAGCCCACATATGGGCTGTTTGCTCACACTGCCAACCTTTCTACTCAAAAGGGACTTAATATATCAGAGGTTGACAGACTACTCTGACGAGTAA